A genomic stretch from Acidobacteriota bacterium includes:
- a CDS encoding DUF1295 domain-containing protein has protein sequence MIALVSPTIWLPEAVATAGIVLAFCLIALWLVSLVRRDVSIIDLFWGFGFVLCAWIYRALGGEVDLRQAVQLALVTVWGLRLSGYLTWRNWGKDEDRRYAEMRRQVGESFRWRSLITVFFLQGFLILVISAPLYWVQTQDARGGDSAPWNAVDFLAVACWSIGFFFEAVGDWQLARFKADPSNEGKVLRSGVWATTRHPNYFGEMMMWIGYFLFAASLPGGWWTLFSPILMTTFLLKVSGVSLLEKDIAERRPKYRDYVRSTNAFFPWPPKKN, from the coding sequence GTGATCGCGCTCGTCTCGCCGACCATCTGGCTGCCGGAGGCGGTGGCGACCGCCGGCATCGTCCTCGCCTTCTGCCTCATCGCCTTGTGGCTCGTCAGCCTAGTGCGCCGGGATGTTTCGATCATCGACCTGTTTTGGGGCTTCGGCTTTGTGCTGTGCGCCTGGATCTACCGCGCCCTCGGTGGCGAGGTGGATCTGCGTCAGGCGGTTCAGCTCGCGCTAGTGACGGTGTGGGGCCTGCGGCTCTCCGGATATCTCACCTGGCGCAACTGGGGGAAGGACGAGGACCGGCGCTACGCCGAAATGCGCCGGCAGGTCGGCGAGAGTTTTCGCTGGCGCAGCCTGATCACGGTGTTTTTCCTTCAAGGGTTCCTCATCCTGGTGATCTCCGCTCCCCTCTACTGGGTGCAAACCCAGGACGCCCGGGGTGGCGACTCGGCGCCCTGGAACGCCGTCGACTTCCTGGCCGTGGCCTGCTGGTCGATCGGTTTTTTCTTCGAGGCGGTCGGCGATTGGCAGCTCGCCCGCTTCAAGGCGGATCCATCGAACGAAGGCAAGGTGCTGCGCAGCGGCGTCTGGGCGACCACTCGGCACCCCAACTACTTCGGCGAGATGATGATGTGGATTGGCTACTTTCTGTTCGCAGCCAGCCTCCCCGGCGGCTGGTGGACCCTGTTCTCGCCGATCCTGATGACCACCTTCCTGCTGAAGGTGTCGGGCGTCAGCCTGTTGGAGAAGGACATCGCCGAGCGCCGGCCGAAATACCGCGACTACGTGCGCTCGACCAACGCCTTCTTCCCGTGGCCTCCGAAGAAGAACTAG
- a CDS encoding YccF domain-containing protein produces MRFLHFLGNVLWFLLGGFIAALGYFIGSLALCITLIGIPFGIQTFKLGVASLAPFGSEVVEKEGANSALRVLFNILWIVLFGWEIALAHLVCAVVLALTILGIPFALQHIKLVPLALLPFGRGLRRVGS; encoded by the coding sequence ATGAGATTCCTCCACTTCCTCGGCAATGTCCTCTGGTTCCTACTCGGCGGTTTCATCGCCGCGCTCGGTTATTTCATCGGCAGTCTAGCCCTGTGCATCACCCTCATCGGGATCCCCTTCGGCATCCAGACTTTCAAGCTCGGTGTAGCTTCCCTGGCGCCTTTCGGTAGCGAGGTGGTGGAGAAGGAAGGGGCAAACAGCGCTCTGCGGGTGCTGTTCAATATCCTGTGGATCGTGCTCTTCGGTTGGGAGATTGCCTTGGCGCACCTGGTATGCGCCGTGGTGCTGGCGCTGACCATTCTCGGCATACCCTTCGCGCTGCAGCACATCAAGCTGGTACCCCTCGCGCTGCTGCCCTTCGGCCGCGGACTGCGGCGCGTTGGCTCCTGA
- a CDS encoding B12-binding domain-containing protein: MKALLSPRDLAEAIGVSESSIKRWADDGVIQAERTAGGHRRIPITEAVRYLRESRATLSNPAALGLEDVVVANDPGDQRPPEERLFEDLRHGRSQRARGLLLSLFLEGASIAQIVDGPLRIAMRRVGELWLQGEEGIFREHRATDITIQGLHQIRSVVAPPPDSAMAAVGGAPTGDPYMIPSLAVSTLLEVEGFRATNLGPETPSSTLLEAVRALAPKMVWISISTADQPARLSAEIRHLLDKLSKHGVLLMLGGKKVREVDLPAKNPRLFVGDSMAELAAFARGLAAS; the protein is encoded by the coding sequence ATGAAGGCCCTCCTCTCACCACGCGACCTGGCCGAAGCCATCGGCGTCAGCGAGTCCTCCATCAAACGCTGGGCCGACGACGGCGTGATCCAAGCCGAGCGCACCGCCGGTGGACATCGCCGGATTCCCATCACTGAAGCGGTGCGCTATTTGCGGGAATCTCGGGCTACCCTTTCCAATCCGGCCGCCCTGGGCCTGGAGGACGTGGTGGTGGCCAACGATCCGGGTGACCAGCGCCCGCCGGAAGAGCGGCTGTTCGAAGATCTGCGCCACGGCCGCTCCCAGCGCGCTCGCGGGTTGCTCTTATCGCTCTTTCTCGAGGGCGCGAGCATCGCTCAGATTGTCGACGGTCCTCTGCGGATCGCCATGCGGCGGGTGGGCGAGCTGTGGCTGCAGGGAGAAGAAGGGATCTTCAGGGAGCACCGCGCCACCGACATCACCATCCAGGGACTGCACCAGATCCGCTCCGTGGTCGCGCCGCCGCCGGATAGCGCGATGGCGGCGGTGGGTGGCGCACCGACCGGCGATCCCTACATGATTCCGTCTTTGGCGGTTTCCACCCTGCTGGAAGTGGAAGGATTCCGAGCCACCAATCTGGGGCCCGAGACTCCCTCTTCGACCCTTCTCGAAGCGGTGCGCGCCCTCGCTCCGAAGATGGTCTGGATCAGCATCAGCACGGCGGATCAGCCGGCCCGCCTGAGCGCCGAGATCCGCCACCTACTCGATAAGCTGTCGAAGCACGGCGTTCTTCTCATGCTCGGCGGCAAGAAGGTCCGCGAGGTCGATCTGCCGGCCAAGAATCCACGACTCTTCGTGGGGGACTCGATGGCCGAGCTGGCGGCCTTCGCCCGGGGGTTGGCGGCGTCGTGA